A genomic region of Antennarius striatus isolate MH-2024 chromosome 4, ASM4005453v1, whole genome shotgun sequence contains the following coding sequences:
- the kcnj11 gene encoding ATP-sensitive inward rectifier potassium channel 11, producing MLSRKGLIPEDYLLTRLAEDVLQPKFKSKQGKARFVAKNGTCNVAHTNIREQGRFLQDVFTTLVDLKWLHTLIIFTMSFLCSWLLFGMIWWLIAFAHGDLNDGGEDFVPCVTDIHSFSSAFLFSIEVQVTIGFGGRMVTEECLSAIIILIVQNIVGLVINAIMLGCIFMKTAQANRRAETLIFSKHAVISVRNNKLCFMIRIGDLRKSMIISATVRMQVVRRTTTEEGEVVPLDQIDIHMDNPVGTNGVFLVSPLIICHVIDKDSPLYRLSASDLQHEDIEVIVVLEGVVETTGITTQARTSYVAEEILWGQRFVPTVSEEDGMYAVDYSKFGNTIKVPTPCCSAHKLDQAGGIARFKLEEGVTLRASVRRRRGTTLRRSKLES from the coding sequence ATGTTGTCCAGAAAAGGACTCATTCCTGAGGATTACCTGCTGACACGTTTGGCTGAAGATGTCCTGCAGCCTAAATTCAAGTCGAAACAAGGTAAAGCTCGGTTCGTGGCCAAGAACGGCACCTGTAATGTTGCGCACACCAACATCCGAGAGCAGGGCCGATTCTTACAGGACGTCTTCACCACCCTGGTGGATTTAAAATGGCTTCACACGCTCATCATTTTCACCATGTCCTTCCTGTGCAGCTGGCTCCTTTTCGGGATGATCTGGTGGCTCATTGCCTTTGCGCACGGCGACCTGAACGATGGGGGAGAAGACTTTGTCCCGTGCGTAACGGACATTCACTCCTTCTCCTCCGCTTTCCTTTTCTCCATCGAGGTCCAGGTGACCATCGGCTTCGGGGGTCGGATGGTCACGGAGGAGTGCCTCTCTGCCATCATTATTCTGATCGTGCAGAATATTGTCGGATTGGTTATAAACGCCATCATGCTCGGGTGCATCTTCATGAAAACCGCGCAGGCGAACCGGCGCGCAGAGACGCTCATTTTCAGCAAACACGCTGTCATCTCCGTCCGAAACAACAAGCTGTGCTTCATGATCCGCATCGGGGACCTGAGGAAAAGCATGATCATCAGCGCCACCGTGCGGATGCAGGTGGTAAGGAGAACCACAACCGAGGAGGGTGAGGTGGTGCCCCTAGACCAGATCGACATCCACATGGACAACCCGGTGGGTACCAACGGCGTCTTCCTGGTGTCTCCCCTCATCATTTGCCACGTGATCGACAAGGACAGCCCTCTGTACCGGCTGTCCGCATCCGACCTGCAGCATGAGGACATCGAGGTGATCGTGGTGCTGGAGGGGGTGGTGGAGACCACGGGCATCACCACGCAGGCGAGGACATCCTACGTGGCGGAGGAGATCCTGTGGGGGCAGAGGTTCGTGCCCACAGTATCCGAAGAGGACGGCATGTACGCGGTGGACTACTCCAAGTTTGGTAACACCATTAAGGTTCCGACACCGTGCTGCAGCGCTCACAAACTGGACCAGGCGGGCGGCATCGCTCGGTTTAAACTGGAAGAGGGCGTCACCTTGCGGGCGTCCGTGAGAAGACGGCGGGGCACCACGCTGCGGAGGTCGAAGCTGGAGAGTTAg